In candidate division KSB1 bacterium, the genomic stretch ATCTCCCGAGCTGGCTTGTGCCAAGGGTCTATTTCCAGTACCTGCGGGACAAAGACCCGTGGCCCTTGCGTCCCGTGTTTGAGCACAACCGCGCGGATATTCTGAGCTTGGTGGGTCTCCTGGCTATTTGCGCGCGTACCCTGGAAAGGCCCGAACACGCCCCGCCAGGAACGGATCTCCGCCAGGCCGCGCGCATGCTCTGGCAAAGGGGAAGGTACTCGGAGGCGGAGTCCGTTTTGAGGGCCGCGCTGGACAAAGCTGCGACCGCGCGCGGGCGCAAAACTCTGATGCTCGAGCTGGCCCGGATTTACAAAGCGGAGCGGAAATGGCCGCGCTGTGTGGAGCTGTGGCACGAGGCCCTTCGGCTCCCTGGCCTTTCCCTGGAACCGTACGTGGAACTGGCCAAGTTCTACGAGCATCGGGCGCTCGACCTGGCGAAAGCAGAGCTACTGACCCGCCAGGCGCTGGAGCATCTTCGAATATTAGCCCAGCTCCATCCGCACCCAAAGCTCACGGGCTACCGGAGTGACCTGGAGAGACGCCTTAGCCGCCTCCTCCGAAAGCAGGGGAAAATGTAGCTGGGGCGATCGTAGCCGCGAGGACTATATCTCATCGAGCATGTTGCGGCGCGGAATTCCTGACCCATCGGAGGAGGATGGGAAAGAGCGAGTCCAACGGGGCCAGCATAAGGGGTTTCCGCCGCAGACGTAGCAAGCTACAATCGAAGAGGATTGCGGATGGAACCAGATCGCAACGGTCCAGTTCTGGTGCTGACGATCGCCGGGTCCGATTCCGGAGGCGGAGCTGGCATTCAGGCGGACCTGAAGACCATGTCCGCCTTTGGCGTCTACGGGATGACCGTGATCACCTCCGTCACCGCCCAGAACACTCGGGGCGTGCAAGGAATCTGGGACCTGCCCCCGGAGTTTGTCGGTTTGCAACTTGATTCCGTGCTGAGTGACCTCGGGGCCCACGCGGTCAAGACGGGAATGCTCTCGAACCGGGAGATCATCCGGGTAGTAGCCGAGCGGCTCCGGCGCTACGCCGTACCGCACCTGGTGGTCGATCCGGTGATGGTGGCAAAGAGTGGCGACCCCTTGCTCCGCGATGATGCTCGCCACGCCCTCATTTCCGAGATCCTCCCTTTGGCTGAGCTGGTGACTCCGAACATTCCGGAAGCGCAGGTCCTGGCCGGCGTTCCGGTGCGAACACCGGCGGACATGAAAGAGGCAGCGCTCCGCATCCGCGAGCTCGGTCCGAGGAACGTGCTGGTGAAAGGGGGACACC encodes the following:
- the thiD gene encoding bifunctional hydroxymethylpyrimidine kinase/phosphomethylpyrimidine kinase, with translation MEPDRNGPVLVLTIAGSDSGGGAGIQADLKTMSAFGVYGMTVITSVTAQNTRGVQGIWDLPPEFVGLQLDSVLSDLGAHAVKTGMLSNREIIRVVAERLRRYAVPHLVVDPVMVAKSGDPLLRDDARHALISEILPLAELVTPNIPEAQVLAGVPVRTPADMKEAALRIRELGPRNVLVKGGHLEGEAIDILWDGQNFHEYRAPRLDQKHTHGTGCTYSAAIASCLAKGFPLLKAVEIAKRYITLAIREGLALGSGYGPVNHLVPVSWD